The following is a genomic window from Mesotoga sp. UBA6090.
TACTCCAGATGTATCTATTAAGACCACTGATGCCCTTGAGAAACAACCAACAAGAATTGTCCTAGAGAGTTTTGAGAGATTCTACTCCGAGGCAATTATCGATAATGAGAATTCTAACAATAAGAAAGTTCGGTGTTTAGAACTGTCAAGCTATATTGGGATTGCCAGCATTATCACTTTTGCAATCCTCTTGTTGCTAATAATCAGCATTTGATCAGGAGGGAGATGAATATGATGGCTGAGGAAGAGAAGAATCCAAAAAATGAAAATAATCAGAAAGAACCTGAAAGACAAGTTTTCCCAATCCCAAAGCGAAGAATCAAAGAGTCGAAAGATCCGGATGAACAGAAGCCTTTGTTTGAAGACAGCACGGATGAGAAGAGCAGTGATTAGTAATAAGACCGAACTGTGGAACTTGATTTGTCAAACACAAGAGGTCCGAGCTTCACTTAGTTCCTTTGATCGACTGAACTAACATGAAATTGATTAAACAGAAGCTAAGTATTTGAGAGGGTTTCCAGGTTGCTTCGTTACTTCCGCATCGATTAGTCTTGTCGTTGGTGTTGAGTTATGACCGAGTTTCTTCAGTGGATTCGCAATATAGGGAGTTATTGCGGGCAATCATACACATTGACAGCAAGTTACCAAACTTGTAGCCCAGAAATGTCGTACATTAGTAGGTCCGAAGGAAACAAGAATACAAAGGCGCAACACTTTTGCTCTCTAAAGGGTGGTTTCCGCGATTGTTGAAAGGAAGTGATAACATACCGATTTATGTTCGACGCAAGGGAAAGGACACATGGCACTGGTGTAAGAACTGCTCCAACTATCCCACTGGCACTGATGTTGAAGAATCCAGTAGCAAACCAACTACTGGAGAACTATGTAACGAGTGCAGAAGCAAAGAGAAGAACAACAACTGTAGCACTAAATAAGTAGTAAATAAGACTCTTTGGAAACCACCCGCCCTTTTTCGGGAAAGCGTTTTCAGGACCTTTGGGACTCAATAATCCTTTCAGTATAGGGAATGACCTTTCGGGAATCCGGGGGAGGTACCGTATGACTCTCTACACGTTTCTTGCTGTAATCATACTTCTGGCAATTGGCTTCGTAATTCTTTATGTTTTGAGCATCTATCTTAAGTATAGGAAGTCATCGTATAAGAATTCGAGCGGCAACTCCTTTCTGCAGATTCTGTTCGATAAGGGGAACTACGGTGAGTTTCTTATCTTTTCCAGGCTCGAGAAAATTGAGAGGCATCACCGACTATTGACGAATATCTATCTTCCAAAGTCAGACGGATCGACTACTGAGATAGATATTCTGATGATAGCTGAAACCGGAATATATGTATTTGAATCGAAGAACTATAGCGGCTGGATCTTTCGCGATGAAAAGGGGAGAACCTGGACTCAGGTCCTGGAGAACAAACAGAAGAATCACTTCTATAATCCAGTGTGGCAAAACAATGGCCACATAACGGCCCT
Proteins encoded in this region:
- a CDS encoding nuclease-related domain-containing protein, which encodes MTLYTFLAVIILLAIGFVILYVLSIYLKYRKSSYKNSSGNSFLQILFDKGNYGEFLIFSRLEKIERHHRLLTNIYLPKSDGSTTEIDILMIAETGIYVFESKNYSGWIFRDEKGRTWTQVLENKQKNHFYNPVWQNNGHITALKHATGLRNPELYKSYIVFSERCTLKKVNVNLPNVFVMKRDSLLRNVKLDMMSSPNVFDPEQVDRIYVKLMGFTHADSYTRSAHIENVRSKIS